In Halobaculum halobium, a genomic segment contains:
- a CDS encoding Gfo/Idh/MocA family oxidoreductase — protein sequence MVLDAAIVGTGADPEERDRTGFAMAYRHAPAYERLDDVRLVACADIVPENAAAFADRFDIPDEHVYEDYEAMLDGAEPDVVSVCVPPAIHADIVVGCADSGVPSAVHCEKPMATTWGDCRRMVDACEDAGVQLTINHQRRFGEPFTRAKRLLEDGTVGDLERVEFGQDNLFDAGVHQFDLAGYYAEFADVEWVLSGIDYREENKWFGSHNENQGLAQWRYETGVRGLASTGTDPGMGDDFTGCYLRLVGSDGVVEIGVEDGPTLRYRVDGSGWTAVDVGATVHGPTSGVVRAGARKLLERVPGVDERRVDPPTFVDKAIEEVVDALVEGRTPAISGRRSLCAAELPFAAWESVRRRGRVDLPLDVDDNPLEAMVENGQIGPGARTTAEAGASEAGDGGDAAAPDATERAVADGDGGDD from the coding sequence ATGGTTCTCGACGCTGCGATAGTGGGCACCGGCGCAGACCCGGAGGAACGCGACCGAACCGGTTTCGCGATGGCGTACAGACACGCGCCGGCGTACGAACGGCTCGACGACGTTCGGCTCGTCGCCTGCGCGGACATCGTCCCGGAGAACGCGGCGGCGTTCGCCGACCGCTTCGACATCCCCGACGAACACGTCTACGAGGACTACGAGGCGATGCTGGACGGGGCCGAGCCAGACGTCGTGAGCGTGTGCGTCCCGCCGGCGATCCACGCCGACATCGTGGTCGGCTGTGCGGACAGCGGCGTCCCGTCGGCCGTCCACTGCGAGAAGCCGATGGCGACGACGTGGGGCGACTGCCGGCGCATGGTCGACGCCTGCGAGGACGCCGGCGTCCAACTCACAATCAACCACCAGCGGCGCTTCGGCGAGCCGTTCACCCGGGCGAAACGCCTGCTGGAGGACGGGACCGTCGGCGACCTCGAGCGGGTCGAGTTCGGCCAGGACAACCTCTTCGACGCCGGCGTTCACCAGTTCGACCTAGCGGGGTACTACGCGGAGTTCGCGGACGTGGAGTGGGTGCTCTCGGGGATCGACTACCGCGAGGAGAACAAGTGGTTCGGCTCGCACAACGAGAACCAGGGACTGGCCCAGTGGCGCTACGAGACCGGTGTCCGGGGACTCGCCTCGACGGGCACCGACCCGGGGATGGGCGACGACTTCACCGGCTGTTACCTGCGGCTGGTCGGGAGCGACGGCGTCGTCGAGATCGGCGTCGAAGACGGGCCAACGCTGCGCTACCGTGTCGACGGCTCGGGCTGGACGGCCGTCGACGTGGGCGCGACCGTCCACGGCCCGACGTCGGGGGTCGTTCGAGCAGGCGCTCGGAAGCTGCTTGAGCGCGTCCCCGGCGTCGACGAGCGGCGCGTGGACCCGCCGACGTTTGTTGACAAGGCGATCGAGGAAGTCGTCGACGCGCTCGTCGAGGGGCGAACGCCGGCGATCAGCGGTCGGCGGTCGCTGTGCGCCGCGGAGCTTCCGTTCGCCGCCTGGGAGTCCGTTCGGCGGCGCGGGCGCGTCGACCTCCCGCTGGACGTGGACGACAACCCGCTGGAGGCGATGGTCGAGAACGGCCAGATCGGTCCCGGGGCCCGCACGACTGCCGAGGCCGGAGCCAGCGAGGCGGGCGACGGCGGCGACGCGGCCGCTCCCGACGCGACGGAACGAGCGGTCGCCGACGGCGACGGCGGCGACGACTGA